The following are from one region of the Fusarium verticillioides 7600 chromosome 1, whole genome shotgun sequence genome:
- a CDS encoding 60S ribosomal protein L15 has product MGALKYVEELQKKKQSDVVAFLLRVRCWELRQLNVIHRASRPSRLDKARRLGYKAKQGYVIYRVRVRRGGRKRPAPKGATYGKPTNQGINQLKYQRSLKATAEERVGRRCANLRVLNSYWINQDSTYKYYEVILVDPQHKAIRIDPRINWIVNPVHKHRESRGLTATGKKSRGLNKGHRYNKTQAGRRKTWKRHNTLSLWRYR; this is encoded by the exons ATGGGTGCCCTCAAGTATGTCGAAGAgcttcagaagaagaagcagtcGGATGTCGTTGCCTTCCTCCTCCGAGTTCGCTGCTGGGAA CTCCGTCAATTGAACGTCATCCACCGCGCCTCTCGCCCCTCCCGTCTGGACAAGGCTCGCCGTCTCGGAtacaaggccaagcaggGCTATGTTATCTACCGTGTCCGTGTCCGCCGTGGTGGCCGCAAGCGCCCTGCTCCTAAGGGTGCCACCTATG GCAAGCCCACCAACCAGGGTATCAACCAGCTGAAGTACCAGCGATCTCTCAAGGCTACCGCTGAGGAGCGTGTCGGCCGCCGATGCGCTAACCTCCGAGTCCTCAACTCCTACTGGATCAACCAGGACTCTACCTACAAGTACTACGAGgtcatcctcgtcgaccCTCAGCACAAGGCCATCCGCATCGACCCCCGCATCAACTGGATCGTTAACCCCGTCCACAAGCACCGCGAGTCTCGTGGTCTCACCGCCACCGGCAAGAAGTCCCGTGGTCTCAACAAGGGCCACCGCTACAACAAGACCCAGGCTGGCCGCAGAAAGACCTGGAAGCGCCACAACACCCTGTCCCTGTGGCGATACCGATAA
- a CDS encoding DNA-directed RNA polymerase III subunit RPC2, translating into MPTVDDGFEALLEPFYNGKKLTDPISTKEDKFQLLPAFLKVKGLVKQHIDSYNFFVEQEIKDIVRANRTIRSEVDSNFWLEFTDIRVDSPRRQDWTDNKSHSEVTPMECRLRDMTYAAPIFVDIQYIRDKQRIVRKNVPLGRMPVMLKSSKCRLAGANNTQMEEMNECPLDPGGYFIIGGTEKVILIQEQLSKNRIIVEADEKNNIISASVTSSTHERKSKTYVTLKKDRILLTHNVLVEGIPIVIILKALGGLSDMEIMQLVAGSDGRYQDEFLVNFDEATKAGVFTQHQALEYIGAKVKMGSRRGTFGPQVRRNHVEEGLDALANLVIAHVPIEGLDFYPKAIYVAQMTRRVLIAAHNPKLVDDRDFVGNKRLELAGQLLSLLFEDLFKQFTSGVKMSIDKFLKKNNRAVPLDAVHMISNHANNIGYGINRAIQTGNWTVKRFNMNRAGVTHVLSRLSYIAALGMMTRISSQFEKTRKVSGPRALQPSQWGMLCTSDTPEGEACGLVKNLALMTHITTNVDEEPVKRWIFTLDAGVEPIRNFSGAEMHREGSYIIHINGTPFALTRYPKRFAQKFRTMRRRGWISPFVGININTHFNAVHIATDEGRICRPYIIVKNGKQKLKPEHLRLLQMGKATFDDFLNRGIVEYLDVNEENDALITIYEDQVTQSTTHLEIEPFTVLGAVAGLIPFPHHNQSPRNTYQCAMGKQAIGAIAYNQFNRIDTLLYTLVYPQRPMVISKTIQLIGYDKLPAGQNATVVVMSYSGYDIEDALVLNKASIDRGFGRCQVFRKYTTELQKYPNGRRERIGDPENEGDGKIKRRIAKHEALDDDGLAIVGYKVNSGEAMVKKETPLDQTSTGIGLDRGPAEFRDSSVSYRIADPAYIDKVMISQTEKDTTVIKVQTRQTRRPELGDKFSSRHGQKGVVGIIVEQEDLPFSDSGLSPDIIMNPHGFPSRMTVGKLLECLTGKASIVHGRPDYGFGDAFRSHPLEEMSQVLVDHGFSWEGKDYFTSGITGEPLEAYVFNGPIYYQRLKHMVQDKMHSRSRGPRAILTRQPTEGRSRDGGLRLGEMERDCLIAYGASQLLLERLMISSDGTEIDICQQCGLFGYKGYCHTCKSTREVTKMTMPYAAKLLVQELISMNVGVRLQMDDEFPHPR; encoded by the exons ATGCCTACGGTCGACGatggctttgaggctctCCTGGAGCCATTCTACAATGGCAAGAAGCTTACAGATCCTATTTCCACAAAGGAGGACAAGTTCCAGCTCCTgccagccttcttgaaagTCAAGG GTCTCGTCAAGCA GCACATTGACTCCTACAACTTCTTTGTGGAGCAAGAGATTAAAGATATCGTACGCGCCAATCGAACCATTCGAAGCGAAGTAGACAGCAACTTTTGGCTAGA GTTCACAGATATCCGAGTAGACAGTCCTCGACGTCAAGATTGGACAGACAACAAGTCACATAGCGAAGTGACTCCCATGGAGTGCCGCCTTCGAGATATGACATACGCCGCGCCAATCTTTGTCGACATACAATACATCAGAGACAAGCAGCGAATTGTGCGAAAGAATGTGCCTCTTGGACGCATGCCAGTCATGCTCAAGAGCTCTAAGTGTCGTCTCGCCGGAGCCAATAATAcgcagatggaggagatgaacGAATGTCCACTTGACCCTGGCGGTTacttcatcattggtggtACCGAGAAGGTCATTTTGATTCAGGAGCAACTGAGCAAGAACCGCATCATTGTCGAggccgacgagaagaacaacattATTTCAGCATCGGTCACCAGTTCTACACACGAACGAAAGTCGAAGACCTACGTTACTCTGAAGAAGGACAGAATTCTGCTCACACACAACGTCCTGGTGGAAGGTATTCCGATCGTAATCATCCTGAAGGCTCTGGGAGGATTGTCAGATATGGAAATCATGCAGCTTGTTGCTGGATCAGATGGAAGATACCAAGATGAATTCCTGGTAAACTTTGACGAGGCCACAAAGGCTGGCGTTTTCACTCAGCACCAGGCGCTGGAGTATATCGGAGCAAAGGTAAAGATGGGTTCCCGCAGAGGCACATTCGGTCCTCAGGTGCGCCGTAACCACGTCGAAGAAGGCCTCGATGCCTTGGCCAACCTGGTCATTGCCCACGTGCCCATTGAGGGACTGGATTTCTACCCCAAGGCCATCTATGTGGCTCAGATGACCCGAAGGGTCCTCATTGCCGCCCACAACCCCAAGTTGGTTGACGACAGAGATTTCGTGGGAAACAAACGACTTGAGCTGGCTGGTCAACTTCTCTCACTTCTATTTGAAGATTTATTCAAGCAGTTTACATCTGGAGTCAAGATGTCGATCGACAAATTCCTAAAGAAAAACAACAGGGCGGTTCCTCTCGATGCGGTTCATATGATTAGCAACCACGCCAACAACATTGGATATGGAATCAACCGAGCCATTCAGACTGGAAATTGGACTGTCAAACGCTTTAATATGAACCGAGCAGGAGTCACCCACGTTCTCAGTCGGCTGAGTTACATCGCCGCTCTTGGTATGATGACCCGAATAAGCAGTCAGTTCGAAAAGACCCGAAAGGTGTCTGGCCCTCGTGCACTTCAACCATCACAGTGGGGTATGCTATGTACGTCAGATACGCCTGAAGGTGAAGCCTGTGGTCTGGTGAAGaacttggctttgatgacCCATATTACTACCAacgttgatgaagagcctgTCAAACGGTGGATCTTTACACtagatgctggtgttgaaccTATCCGCAATTTCTCGGGTGCTGAGATGCACCGTGAAGGAAGCTACATTATTCATATCAACGGTACTCCGTTCGCATTAACTCGATACCCGAAACGATTTGCGCAAAAGTTTAGAACTATGCGAAGGAGAGGTTGGATCTCCCCTTTTGTTGgcatcaatatcaacacACACTTCAACGCCGTCCATATTGCCACTGATGAGGGCCGTATTTGTCGACCTTATATCATCGTTAAGAATGGtaagcagaagctcaagcctgagCACTTGCGATTGCTTCAGATGGGCAAAGCGACATTCGACGACTTTCTGAACCGCGGAATCGTGGAGTATCTCGATGTCAACGAGGAGAACGATGCCCTCATCACCATTTATGAGGACCAAGTGACACAGAGTACCACTCACTTGGAAATCGAACCCTTTACAGTCCTGGGGGCTGTCGCAGGATTGATTCCCTTCCCCCACCACAACCAATCCCCTCGTAACACTTACCAATGTGCTATGGGTAAACAAGCCATTGGTGCAATTGCATACAACCAGTTCAACCGCATTGATACTCTTCTGTACACACTCGTATACCCCCAACGGCCCATGGTTATTTCAAAGACCATTCAGCTTATCGGTTACGACAAACTTCCTGCAGGACAAAACGCCACCGTGGTTGTTATGTCATACTCAGGATACGATATTGAAGATGCTCTGGTTCTGAACAAAGCATCAATCGACAGAGGATTTGGTCGTTGCCAGGTTTTCAGAAAGTACACGACGGAACTGCAGAAGTACCCCAACGGACGCAGAGAACGTATCGGAGACCCCGAGAATGAGGGCGATGGCAAGATTAAGCGCCGGATCGCTAAGCACGAGGCAttggatgacgatggtctTGCAATTGTTGGTTACAAGGTAAACAGCGGCGAGGCtatggtcaagaaggagacgCCACTTGACCAGACAAGCACTGGCATTGGGCTGGACCGTGGACCTGCCGAGTTCCGCGACTCATCGGTTTCATACCGAATCGCAGATCCCGCATATATCGACAAGGTCATGATCTCTCAGACAGAGAAGGATACCACAGTAATCAAGGTTCAGACGAGACAAACTCGACGCCCCGAGTTGGGTGACAAGTTCTCGTCTCGTCACGGTCAGAAGGGTGTCGTTGGCATTATTGTTGAGCAAGAGGACCTGCCTTTCTCTGATAGTGGATTGAGCCCCGACATTATCATGAACCCCCACGGTTTCCCTTCTCGAATGACAGTCGGTAAGCTCCTTGAATGTCTAACGGGCAAGGCCTCTATCGTCCACGGCCGTCCTGACTATGGCTTTGGAGATGCTTTCCGTTCTCATCCGTTGGAAGAGATGAGTCAGGTGCTTGTAGACCATGGCTTCTCGTGGGAGGGCAAGGACTACTTCACATCGGGTATTACTGGAGAGCCACTGGAGGCGTACGTCTTTAACGGACCTATCTACTACCAGCGACTCAAGCACATGGTGCAAGACAAGATGCACTCTCGATCCCGAGGTCCCCGAGCCATCCTTACTCGTCAACCTACAGAAGGTCGTTCGCGAGATGGTGGTCTGCGTCTGGGAGAAATGGAACGTGATTGCTTGATCGCCTATGGTGCTTCCCAGCTTCTGCTGGAGCGACTCATGATCAGCTCGGATGGTACTGAGATTGATATCTGCCAGCAGTGTGGTCTGTTCGGATACAAGGGTTACTGTCACACATGCAAGAGTACAAGGGAGGTtacgaagatgacgatgccgTATGCAGCGAAGCTGCTTGTACAGGAGCTCATCAGTATGAACGTCGGAGTGCGACTCCAGATGGATGACGAGTTTCCCCACCCCAGATAA
- a CDS encoding DNA repair protein RAD57 codes for MTDLLQILPSFPLRPFAALIPTIEQQALTTTDLLTLHPADIAKQTRLPILDLKRLIAAIQASLSDDLSPQQPLLQPAEDPTVISTLDEGLDAALGGGVPVGVITEITGESGAGKTQALLSLCLAVQLPPPHGLGREALYISTEAALATSRLAQMLNSNPILQQYDDPETRPSLDAIRSAVTPDLETQDHILDFQVPVLLSRHNIGLIILDSVAANYRAEFERQGSHGSNMAARSAELVRLGALLRDLARRHNLAVVVANQVADRFASSSTPRHAPPRSSGVAYESPLASRSMPPPSSTNLPGTPSSSLPFALQDPDGPPPPPALMLDHQQRWFTGWGDDPHASYSLKTPSLGLVWSTQIACRIALFKRPVYGRIRQAAPVTAEDDSDLAAPTLRGWRRWMKVVFAPHAPPTGQGLDGAVEFEVTMGGLRSIKIQNAKKQ; via the coding sequence ATGACAGACCTCCTCCAAATCCTACCCTCCTTCCCCCTTCGCCCTTTTGCCGCTCTGATACCAACGATTGAGCAACAGGCTCTCACAACAACAgatcttctcacccttcATCCCGCAGACATAGCAAAGCAGACACGCCTCCCTATCCTCGATCTCAAGCGTCTTATAGCTGCTATACAAGCGTCTCTCTCTGACGATCTCAGTCCACAGCAGCCGCTACTTCAACCGGCTGAAGACCCCACCGTCATCAGTACTCTTGACGAGGGTCTGGATGCTGCATTAGGAGGGGGCGTGCCTGTTGGTGTGATAACGGAAATCACTGGTGAGAGCGGTGCTGGAAAGACACAAGCTCTTCTATCATTATGTCTTGCTGTCCAACTTCCTCCGCCTCATGGTCTGGGCCGTGAAGCTCTCTACATCTCAACTGAGGCAGCTCTCGCCACAAGCCGTCTTGCCCAGATGCTCAACTCAAACCCCATTCTACAACAATACGATGATCCTGAAACCCGCCCTTCACTTGATGCTATTCGCAGCGCAGTCACACCTGATCTAGAGACACAAGATCACATCCTCGACTTTCAAGTCCCCGTACTTCTGTCCCGTCACAACATAGgcctcatcattctcgacTCAGTGGCCGCCAACTATCGTGCTGAATTCGAACGTCAGGGCTCTCACGGCTCTAATATGGCCGCTCGAAGTGCTGAACTCGTTCGTCTCGGTGCCCTTCTTCGCGATCTAGCTCGACGGCATAATCTCGCTGTTGTTGTAGCCAACCAGGTCGCTGATCGATTCGCATCCAGCTCTACACCACGACATGCACCTCCTAGAAGCAGTGGCGTCGCTTATGAGAGTCCCCTCGCTTCAAGGAGTATGCCTCCCCCTTCATCTACAAACCTTCCTGGCACTCCCTCGTCATCATTACCCTTTGCCTTACAAGATCCCGATGgtcctccgcctccacccGCCCTAATGCttgatcatcaacaacgtTGGTTCACAGGCTGGGGCGATGATCCCCACGCTTCTTATTCACTCAAGACCCCAAGCTTGGGCCTCGTGTGGTCAACGCAGATTGCTTGTCGTATTGCACTCTTCAAGCGGCCTGTCTATGGCCGTATAAGACAAGCTGCGCCAGTTACAGCAGAGGACGACTCTGACTTGGCAGCACCTACACTCAGAGGATGGCGAAGGTGGATGAAAGTTGTATTTGCGCCCCACGCGCCTCCAACGGGTCAAGGCTTAGACGGGGCGGTCGAGTTCGAAGTTACTATGGGAGGATTAAGATCAATCAAGATTCAAAATGCCAAGAAGCAATAA